A stretch of the Gracilinanus agilis isolate LMUSP501 chromosome 4, AgileGrace, whole genome shotgun sequence genome encodes the following:
- the TLCD3A gene encoding TLC domain-containing protein 3A isoform X1 produces MLLTLACGSLFYPGFFVLCAWRLHQKLPQWPVIDCLTFSNRLVSSIQAVLATVSGFTVILNCKDVITDRHWLAREYIWALIPYMTYDLGAMYICYWYRYRGEDKKHTLAIFRNFIKHDRLMLMHHIFILLVLVPITQVLRGERGDFFVGCIFTAEFSTPFVSLGRILILLKQQHTLAYKVNGFLTLATFFTCRILLFPFMYWSYGRQIGVSFLQSPFHIPFMCNVINAVLIAPQLYWFSLLCRKAAQMFDNSPAKKDS; encoded by the exons ATGCTGCTGACGCTGGCCTGCGGCTCGCTTTTCTACCCCGGCTTCTTCGTGCTCTGCGCCTGGAGGCTGCACCAGAAGCTTCCCCAATGGCCGGTCATCGATTGTTTGACGTTCAGCAACAG GCTCGTTTCCTCAATCCAGGCTGTCCTGGCCACTGTCTCCGGGTTCACCGTCATTTTGAACTGCAAAGATGTGATTACAGACAG GCACTGGCTTGCTCGAGAATATATATGGGCTTTGATTCCATACATGACCTACGACCTAGGCGCGATGTACATTTGCTACTGGTACCGCTATAGAGGCGAGGATAAGAAACACACTCTTGCCATTTTTAGAAACTTCATCAAGCACGACCGCCTCATGCTCATGCACCATATTTTCATTCTGTTGGTTCTTGTACCCATCACACAG GTACTAAGGGGGGAACGTGGCGACTTCTTTGTAGGCTGTATCTTCACCGCAGAATTCAGTACTCCATTTGTGTCGCTGGGCAGGATTCTGATCTTG TTAAAGCAGCAGCACACGCTCGCGTACAAAGTGAACGGATTCCTGACTCTGGCGACCTTCTTTACCTGTCGaatcctcctcttcccctttatGTACTGGTCCTACGGCCGACAGATAGGGGTGTCCTTCCTGCAGTCCCCATTCCACATACCCTTCATGTGCAACGTGATCAATGCTGTCCTCATCGCGCCCCAACTCTACTGGTTTTCTCTGCTCTGCAGGAAGGCAGCCCAGATGTTTGACAATTCCCCAGCCAAAAAGGACAGTTAG
- the GEMIN4 gene encoding gem-associated protein 4 produces MDLGPLNICEETTILHGGFLLAEQLFSPKALAELKKSDWEQVGQPIVEALREISSVIAQSHPQAWTKKALIIIWAKVLQPCPVTPSDTDARWQEDIFFSVGNMIPTINHTILFELLKSLEASGLFIQLLMALPSNICRSELERFVEHVASDTSLQDVTFFLNVWWEMMKHKVDPKDPLLSQFRTMAHKYLSTSDEFTHPPKRFKADPDACPIMSLLEVLLDGLKQIQNNITAPSLKCCAVANLADMLTVFALAEEDPQELSATVYLDKLATVVSLWNSDTQNPYHQQGLAEKVKEAERDVSLTSLAKLPNETLYIGFGYLHNLLQQWGEELQAVLNSSQRLNYGSYRLCDSLTSFNQNLEGYVDTRDLSKDEGQMVSELAECVRNFLRKTNMALRGKSPEDITASIAMAIIGQKMDRHMEMCYIFASEKKWAFSAEWLACLVNNKALFREPGLILKLLETVMTVKMSGQEIPEAQAEEVINLILDCYSDLSLVDKNKVLSGILSSWGRKGFSEKLVTYMEGFQEDLNMTFNQITQSASEQGLAKAIASVARLIVLHPEATVKKMCSLAMVNLGAPRFLAQILSAFPALMFTEGEQDPNSAISLLVACLRETVWGKLSSTKEEKQFLEFLSYLMNPPEQETSTILLTPLLAPEEVIKVFVLPYLMLHLEEVDLCLKIFIQALEAKPSSDSSWLLSCSPFPLLFTLCQLLDSYTKYWQHPKAKRHLLLDSKDTVTGILEQLCEVVLPKEENPSPENWTKSLSWLHRKTEQLDWTVGLRLRAIFKGHFKCEVPATLFEICKLSEDDWTSHNHPAYGPGTGLLAWIECCCISADTCEHMLSLLAVDTGNPEEVSFFSKGFLVALVQVLPWCSPNEWKCLYQLTRSLLQKQLLHVPYSLEYVQFVPLLNLKPFAQELQLSVLFLRGFQFLCSPSCSNWLPTEGWSHVVKLICSSLTDLLDSIKVQSLCPWAQGQEKDLVQETLFVYTQLFCHILHIMAMLPEEVCEPLYVLALETLSYYEVLSKSDTSTNSLLRKANEQHFLKSIAENVGPREQRKTLLQKINNF; encoded by the exons atgGACCTGG GACCCTTGAATATCTGTGAAGAAACAACCATTCTTCATGGGGGATTCCTGCTGGCCGAGCAGCTGTTCAGCCCTAAGGctctggcagaactcaagaagtcTGACTGGGAGCAAGTTGGACAGCCCATCGTTGAAGCCTTGCGAGAAATCTCTTCTGTTATAGCCCAGTCTCACCCCCAGGCTTGGACCAAGAAAGCTTTAATCATCATCTGGGCCAAGGTCCTGCAGCCCTGCCCTGTCACACCTTCAGACACAGATGCTCGGTGGCAAGAAGACATCTTCTTTTCTGTGGGGAACATGATCCCCACCATCAACCACACTATCCTTTTTGAATTGCTCAAGTCCCTAGAGgcttcagggctgttcatccagcTCCTGATGGCCCTGCCTTCCAACATCTGCCGTTCAGAACTAGAACGCTTTGTGGAGCACGTGGCCAGCGACACGTCCTTACAGGACGTCACCTTCTTTTTGAATGTCTGGTGGGAAATGATGAAACACAAAGTTGACCCAAAGGACCCCCTGCTCAGCCAGTTTCGGACAATGGCCCACAAGTACCTGTCAACTTCAGATGAATTCACCCATCCTCCAAAGAGGTTCAAGGCCGATCCAGACGCCTGCCCTATCATGTCCTTGTTAGAAGTGTTGCTGGATGGACTCAAGCAGATCCAAAACAACATCACAGCTCCTAGCCTGAAGTGTTGTGCGGTGGCTAACCTGGCCGACATGCTCACTGTCTTTGCCCTGGCAGAGGAGGACCCACAGGAGCTGTCAGCCACTGTGTACTTGGACAAGCTGGCGACTGTCGTCTCCCTGTGGAATTCTGACACCCAGAACCCTTACCACCAGCAGGGCCTGGCTGAGAAGGTGAAGGAGGCTGAGCGGGATGTGAGCCTGACTTCCTTGGCCAAGCTGCCCAACGAAACACTCTACATTGGCTTTGGCTACCTGCACAACCTGCTGCAGCAGTGGGGGGAGGAGCTGCAGGCTGTGCTCAACAGCAGTCAGCGATTGAACTACGGGAGCTACCGCCTGTGTGACAGCCTGACCTCCTTCAACCAGAACCTGGAGGGCTATGTGGACACCAGAGATCTCTCCAAAGATGAGGGGCAGATGGTCTCGGAGCTGGCAGAGTGTGTTAGAAACTTCCTAAGGAAGACCAACATGGCCCTGAGGGGCAAGAGCCCAGAGGATATCACAGCCTCAATCGCAATGGCCATCATTGGACAAAAGATGGACCGGCACATGGAGATGTGCTACATCTTTGCCTCTGAGAAGAAGTGGGCTTTCTCAGCTGAGTGGCTGGCCTGCCTTGTGAACAACAAGGCTCTTTTCCGGGAACCAGGCTTAATACTGAAGCTGCTAGAAACAGTTATGACAGTCAAGATGTCAGGCCAAGAGATCCCTGAGGCCCAGGCAGAAGAAGTCATCAACCTGATCCTGGATTGTTACTCAGACCTCTCTTTGGTAGACAAAAACAAGGTGCTCTCGGGGATCTTGAGCTCCTGGGGACGGAAGGGCTTCTCTGAGAAGCTGGTCACTTACATGGAGGGTTTCCAGGAAGATCTGAACATGACTTTCAACCAGATCACACAGAGTGCCTCAGAGCAAGGCCTTGCCAAAGCCATTGCCTCTGTGGCCAGGCTGATTGTGCTCCACCCAGAGGCCACAGTGAAGAAGATGTGCAGCCTTGCTATGGTCAATCTGGGGGCACCCAGGTTCCTGGCTCAGATCCTCAGTGCCTTCCCTGCCCTCATGTTTACAGAAGGAGAGCAAGACCCAAACTCAGCCATCTCTCTGCTGGTAGCATGTCTCAGAGAAACAGTCTGGGGGAAACTTTCATCGACCAAGGAAGAGAAACAGTTTTTGGAGTTTCTCAGCTACCTGATGAATCCCCCAGAGCAAGAGACCAGCACTATCCTCTTGACCCCTCTTCTAGCCCCTGAGGAGGTGATTAAAGTGTTTGTCCTGCCTTACTTGATGCTGCATTTGGAAGAAGTGGACCTGTGTCTCAAGATCTTCATTCAGGCTCTGGAAGCAAAGCCATCCTCTGATAGCTCCTGGCTCCTGTCCTGTTCCCCATTCCCCCTCCTCTTCACTCTGTGCCAGCTGCTAGACAGCTACACCAAGTATTGGCAGCACCCCAAAGCAAAGCGGCACCTGTTGTTGGACTCTAAAGATACTGTGACTGGCATCCTTGAACAGCTCTGTGAGGTGGTGCTGCCCAAGGAGGAGAACCCCAGTCCAGAGAACTGGACCAAGTCCTTATCCTGGCTTCACCGGAAGACAGAGCAACTAGACTGGACTGTGGGCCTGCGGCTGCGGGCTATCTTTAAGGGTCATTTTAAGTGTGAGGTGCCAGCTACCCTCTTTGAGATCTGTAAGCTTTCTGAGGATGACTGGACTTCACACAATCACCCGGCTTATGGGCCTGGCACGGGCCTCCTGGCCTGGATAGAATGCTGCTGTATTTCTGCTGACACTTGTGAGCATATGCTCTCCCTCCTGGCTGTGGATACGGGGAACCCTGAGGAGGTCAGCTTCTTCAGCAAGGGCTTCCTAGTGGCTCTGGTGCAAGTCTTGCCTTGGTGCAGCCCCAATGAATGGAAATGCCTGTACCAGTTGACCAGGAGTCTGCTGCAAAAACAACTGCTGCATGTCCCTTATAGCCTAGAATATGTCCAGTTTGTTCCATTGCTCAACCTGAAACCCTTTGCCCAAGAGCTACAGCTATCGGTGCTTTTCTTGAGAGGTTTCCAGTTCCTGTGCAGCCCTAGCTGTTCCAACTGGCTTCCTACTGAAGGCTGGAGCCACGTGGTCAAGCTCATTTGCAGCAGCCTGACTGATCTACTTGACTCCATCAAGGTCCAGTCCCTTTGCCCCTGGGCCCAAGGACAGGAGAAAGACTTGGTACAAGAAACCTTGTTTGTTTACACTCAGCTATTCTGTCACATTCTCCACATCATGGCCATGCTCCCTGAGGAGGTCTGTGAGCCCCTCTACGTCCTAGCCCTGGAGACCCTCTCTTACTATGAAGTCTTGAGCAAAAGTGACACCTCCACCAACTCCCTGCTCCGCAAGGCAAATGAGCAGCACTTCCTCAAATCCATTGCTGAAAATGTTGGCCCCAGGGAACAACGGAAAACCTTGCTGCAGAAAATAAACAACTTTTGA
- the TLCD3A gene encoding TLC domain-containing protein 3A isoform X2: protein MLLTLACGSLFYPGFFVLCAWRLHQKLPQWPVIDCLTFSNRLVSSIQAVLATVSGFTVILNCKDVITDRHWLAREYIWALIPYMTYDLGAMYICYWYRYRGEDKKHTLAIFRNFIKHDRLMLMHHIFILLVLVPITQLKQQHTLAYKVNGFLTLATFFTCRILLFPFMYWSYGRQIGVSFLQSPFHIPFMCNVINAVLIAPQLYWFSLLCRKAAQMFDNSPAKKDS from the exons ATGCTGCTGACGCTGGCCTGCGGCTCGCTTTTCTACCCCGGCTTCTTCGTGCTCTGCGCCTGGAGGCTGCACCAGAAGCTTCCCCAATGGCCGGTCATCGATTGTTTGACGTTCAGCAACAG GCTCGTTTCCTCAATCCAGGCTGTCCTGGCCACTGTCTCCGGGTTCACCGTCATTTTGAACTGCAAAGATGTGATTACAGACAG GCACTGGCTTGCTCGAGAATATATATGGGCTTTGATTCCATACATGACCTACGACCTAGGCGCGATGTACATTTGCTACTGGTACCGCTATAGAGGCGAGGATAAGAAACACACTCTTGCCATTTTTAGAAACTTCATCAAGCACGACCGCCTCATGCTCATGCACCATATTTTCATTCTGTTGGTTCTTGTACCCATCACACAG TTAAAGCAGCAGCACACGCTCGCGTACAAAGTGAACGGATTCCTGACTCTGGCGACCTTCTTTACCTGTCGaatcctcctcttcccctttatGTACTGGTCCTACGGCCGACAGATAGGGGTGTCCTTCCTGCAGTCCCCATTCCACATACCCTTCATGTGCAACGTGATCAATGCTGTCCTCATCGCGCCCCAACTCTACTGGTTTTCTCTGCTCTGCAGGAAGGCAGCCCAGATGTTTGACAATTCCCCAGCCAAAAAGGACAGTTAG